The Triticum aestivum cultivar Chinese Spring chromosome 4B, IWGSC CS RefSeq v2.1, whole genome shotgun sequence sequence CGCCGGTCACGCCACGCCCTTCTCTTGCACCTGGGAGGAGCCCGAGGAGGACGGCGACATGATGAGGCTCTGGAGCTTCTGCTAGAGTGAAGCGTCCACCGTCTGCAGTGGGTCGACATTGATATGCGCATCCATGAGTCGATCGCCATTGATCATTGGTTTTTTCTATCTCCCATGGAGGCTAGCTAGGTGCATGCATGGATCCTCTCTACTAGGCTCTAGCTAGGTCTCACTCCAAGTCTGCTTCCATAGATTCTTTCTTTCATTTAGTAAGAACATAATACTTATACAATATATACTACTATATGTTTTGTGTGTTTATTTGGCTAGCCGTCAGTAATACTGCTACTACTACACTGTATGTCTGTATGGGTTGATGAGTGAGACTGGCTGCATTGGATACCTGTTGGATTTGTTCCGTTTTGCTTCAACTTATTTTTGTTGATCATTACaatttttttagtttagtttaatcGGAAAGTGCTCCGGAGAACGCGCTTTGTGTCTCGTGCGGAAGCTTGGTGTTTAAGCAGAACAGCTCACTCGCAGGAGCTAAGCTGTACTGGACTGTAAGTCTGCACCTCTGGGTTTTTTGGTATTGTAAAGATGATAATCCAATGCTTTCGATCTAGCTAAGATTcctttttttttttccttttgaggaTGATCTAGCTAAGATTCCAGCGCTCCCATTAGCTGTTTTCCCTTTCCCACTTACTCCAGCTAGTCATCCAGTGTTAAGTCTATTCAGTGTTCACACCCTCTCACCCTTAAGCAGAGTGACACGGCATGACCAGTTGCGGTGTGGAAGCAGTACTACGCAGGTCTTGCCCTAGTtcgttgcaggtgtttgtctacgTCAGCGCCATCAATATGGTCCTTTTCGGCTCGAATTTCTGTGCACTTTGTCGGAGTACCAACCTTCAGTCGCACCTGAGTTTTAGCTAGCTAAGCGAGATGTAGGTGTCTAAGAAACAGCTGTACGACTGCACATGATCTCGGTGTCTAAGAATCTAATTACTTTATCACCGGCCACCAGAACTTAGGATCAGGACTACGATGAACCCTAACAGCTGATGACCAAAAATACAGCAGCAAGAAAAATACTCCACCTACGTTATATATTGCTTCAGAGATGCTTGATGTCGAGTGCTCTAGCAAAGGCGGTATTCACTGTTGACCTCCGCGATTGTAAAACCGAACTAGAATACATTATATGTGTACACTGTAGGTCTTCTTTTTTCCCTATTAGAAAAAGGTCTTTAAATCTGTGGTGAATGAGTTTGACATTGGAGCGAATCGGGAACACAGCATGTTCTGGACAGCTAAACCTATGACGCGGGATCAACACGTATATCTCTTATTCCTCCGTATTCTAATGAGGACTGGCAGGACGTCACTAAAGAAATTCATGGGGAAAACAAAAGCGAAAAGGCAAAAATAATGCCGGAAACCTTTTGTAGATCCCAATGGTTCCCATGGTAGATCTCTTTATTCCTGATAGTAATCGACACAACTACTTAATGTGCAGTGAAGCCCGCGAAGTTACTGAAGACAATGGCTCTTCgctaattttttttctttattttactCAAGACACACTAAACTACTCAATAATTTCATATAATTATGAAGCTGAAAATAATACTGTACTATGTTACCTGGTTCTGTGTCTTCCGTGGAGGTGCTTGGGTTCATAATCCGCAACTGAATCGAACAAAATGTAGTCATTATTGCCTTGAAAATCTTAAGAGGATGGCAATAGTTCTCCTCGGAAGTAAAGGAGGTCATCACCCCGGGCTGATACGATACAACTGGATGCGCTGATTAAGAAACCACATTCAGGTACATAAATTACTCTGAATATTGGCACGAATACTAACTGCCCTTATGGAAATTCTAGTTACATAGTAACAGTTTACAAAAATGGCAGTCACCACAAAGTCCAACTGACAACAAAATCAAGAGCCCCAAGGATCAATTAACAAATGTTTGGATCTGGATCTAGCTTCAGCAGAATGAATTTCCATCTTCATTGGTACCTAATATCTGCTTTCTAGTTTCCAGCATGTACAATTGTGGCATCAAGGACCGCGGCATATCTGCTCAGGGGAAATATGCATTCTGTTCCGCGGCCCCTTATAACCCCTTGGTATAAGAACGAACTGCAGAAGGCAGCGCTTTCACTGTATTTCACTGGCTTAACCAGACCGGCAGCTTACGCATGCTCTGGCTAATCTGATGATTCATCTTTTAGTGTCTTCTGATCACCACTCGGATCAACAGCAGCTTGTTGCGTACTAATGTTGCTGACTTCTGAGTCAGGAATTTCATTTTTAATGTCCTCATGAGTCTTGCTGCTTTCTTCAGTGCTGTCGCAACTATTTACAACATTCTTCACATTCTCAGGCTCCTCGGATATCTGAAGATCTGGTGCGGTTTGCTTGCTCCGAACAAGAGGCGTTTCAGGGGTGACACCCATGCCCTTAGAGAGTGCGACGTACTTAAGTACTAGTTGCTTGTAAGAGTTTAAAAGGTTATCTACATCAGCAACTGTCAGATCACCAGCACGGGCAAATAGAAATGGGTATTCCTGGAATATTTTGCTCAAGTCGTCATCCTTGACAAGCTCTGTAGCTCCCTTCTTCTCTATATCAGAGATAGATTGCACCCGCTCAACTGATTTACTGCTCACATCACTTTCCCTTTTCATGTCCTGAACTGGACCTTGGACATGATCTTTCAAGTGTAGGTTGACTTCGGAATTTCCACTAGCTTTTAGTGCTTGTGATCTATGCTCCCCCACATAAAGATTGGTCTGATTCTCCTGGTTCTCTGAGCTAACTGATAATCCTAACAAGCGTTCCCTTGCCAAATCCATCTTCTTTTGGAAATCTCGTTCATCCATGGATAATGATTCCGCCTCAATGTTCCAAATGAAAGACTCGGCAGATAGGAGGTTTGTAAAAAAATATTGAGCCTCTGACACCAGTCGTGATTGGCACCTGTATCTTTGTATGTATAAAAGATTTGAGTGTAGCTGCGGAGGATTAGCCTGCATTAGGAACAGAAACTACTTAATTCATGAAGGCTACCCCAATTTAGTAATTTAGTATAAATCTACAGGTGTGTTTTGTAAGCCAACAACAAAAAAGGGTCATCCCACACTAATCCAGATAATGAATAAATAAAACTAATAAAGCAGCAGCGCATGGCACAAGGGCATCTTTGCCGATTACAGTTTTAAAGTTACCGAATGAAACCTTGACAGGCTGAGCCAGGAGGGCGCAGATGTAAGAAAGTCTAGTAGGTTCAATACAAGCAACAATAGTCAAATACATCACACCACAAGCTTGCTATCAGGATGACAAAATATGAAGGCTACATTAAACTACATAGGTACAATGATACAATAAAAAAGTTACAAAGAGAAATAACAAAGCTAGCCACACAGTGCACCTATACTGAAGAAGCATGTATATGACATAACAAATAAACCACACCATCAGTTACAATTTGCAGCTATTTTTCAACGTATATCGAAGTTGAGCCATGTCTATCGATAGGCAAAGCCATGTTGACACTTGAAACAAAAACATAGTACTGCTAACAATAGACACTTCATCTACAAAAGATGGACTTCTAGAAATATCTTACCAACAATCAACATGTCCTAGCACAAGCAGTGAATCATACCTTTATGGTGACATAGATGAGGACTGGAAGAAATTCGTCAGCTCCAGGGGGGTTATCATGTGACATATGAGAAGCATTCATAAGTAAGTTATTGATGACTTTACAACAGTTCAGGATGCAAGCAAGCTTATCCCTTGGAGCCTTATACATGTTTATCTTCTGTAGCTCCTTTTGCGCAAGCTGTATAAAAGAAGAAGAAATTAATGGTGACCATGTATATGACGAGCGGGCCATAAAATGCATGCTATTGGAACAGTCATTGGGTCCCAAATGGCTTCACCGTTATGTGTCTGTCAGCTCTAACTTATAAATGCTCTACAATGCAACATGAAAATTTATGTTTGTTTTAAAACTAACAGTAATTTTGACTACTCTCCCTGAGAAGGGTAATTGGCATTTGGCAGCGGCAATGTCAagagtggcataaatgataaataGTAAAGTGTAATGAGTAGGAAGAATGACATGCTTAGCATAGGTAGGTCCAAACGTTTTGCTCTACGGCCTACTCATCACAATCGTACCATAGCTCAATTTCAGCTTGAAAACTTTCATCTGTAAAGACAGCTATCAACACGTGCAGTAACACAACATCCGGCATATGGAATTTTGAGAAAATAGGGAGGTTAAATTTTATACCAGCCATGATGTTTCATTCTGATATTCTGGTTTTATATCTAAGTTTTCAGGACGTATAAACTGCTGTAGTAGAGAAATCTTCTCAAAAAGCTCTTCGTCGCTCTTCACATCTTCCGGGACTGAAGCAAATACCCGATTATACAGCTTTGTCATAACATACTTCTCAAGGCCCTAGAAGCACAGAACAAGAAATGCCAACAAGTGTTATATGCTAGAAATAATAAATAGTCTAAGAACAAACTAGTATGTGTGCCAGATCAGCATGACAAAATTGTTAGCAACTAAAGTAATGGCACCTAGAGATACAAAGATTTACCACATTGAGCCTCAACTACAAGTTATTAGGACAGCAGCATGGCTATAGTAGAATATATTAATACTTGGCATTCAACACTGCTAGTATTAATCACATGACTAAGGTAAACTTCAGTGCTGCAAGAAAGTATGACATCAAAAACTTTTTTATTCAGAAGAAATGAAATAACAAAATTCTCAGTGTTCTTACACAGTAAAGCCTGAGCAAAAATGGTTATTTATAATCTATATGTCAGACATGCAGCTGGTTATTGAGATTTTGAGAGTGCTAACATGAAAAGATAAACCACAAACAATTCCAGTGAAAACATGGCCTGTCCAAGAATAAAACATTTCACACCCATATCAAAATACCATTATGCAAAATATTATTCATCACTCCTAAAGTCCAGATATAAGTTATTGATAAAGATGACAGATTGCTTCTCGAACATTCAAAATGATATTCCACTAaaaaaaagggcagccccagtgcatgtagctcccgcttgcgcagggtctggggaagggtccgaccactttgggtctattgtacgcagcctttccctacatttctgcaagaggctgtttccaggacttgaacccgtgacctcatggtcacaaggcagcagctttaccactgcgccaaggctccccttctcaAAATGATATTCCACTATGATCATAAAATAGATTGCCATTATGCATCAGGCCGGAGTGCCATATATGACTTTGATAATGTGACAAAGCTATGCAATCATGTGGATCATAAAATAGATTAGAAGCGCCATATATATCAAAACATCagcaaaaaataaaaaagcaaggcaacaaaacaagaaaaagaaatcaCATTCTGACAAACCTAGTCAAAGTCTTAGTCCAACCATGTCAAAAAGTACAGATACTTACAGGATACTTAAATTGCATCAACCAAAAGCCAAAATGAAGAACAGTATTTTGTTTATGAGGATTCCAGAAATTTTGCAATCAACATGAAGATAAAGGTTTTGAATGCAACGCAAATCCGTATCCCTCTGGATATGTAGTTGTATTAACAGGGCAACATAATAAGCGAATTACCTCACCGgcactctctagttcttcttcagAACTGCCAGCCCAAGGAGTGTGAGCTCTGAAAGCACCTTCCATATTTTCAAGGAACTCTTGAACAGCTGCACTATCTCTCTCTGGATCAGGTTCTCTGTTTGAGAACATCATGATAAAGCTGTATACAACATATAACTACATTAACTTCGTATTGTTTACATGAAAACCTGCGTAAATAGCAAGTACTAACTAAACACTGGTACTGAATCTAGTTGGGGGTGGTGAGGCCCCACAGTATATTTTTGCTTGCACATAGAAGAACCATTATTCCCACAAGTTCATGTGGCATTAATTCACTGATAGGGGGCTTCTAGTCTTGTTAGCAGCATATGGAAAGAAGAACAAAGGCATTGATCAGTTTTTGACTAAAGGATCCTCGCAACAGTTGGAGCTCAGGATTCGACCTTGGTTGCTGATGCTACTTGTAGCACAAATTGCGGGAAAACCCAGCCTTCATCTATCTCTAAATAAGTGTGGGAGACTTATCTTCAAACACAGAATAATAAGCACAGTAGATTTCATGCACTGCACCCAAAGTAGCTATTTCACTTAAACCTAGTAGCCATCAAGCTAAGCTCGAGCACACACTTAGGTAGGGGCACGCACTGATCATGCAAGTTTCTAGAAAGCTTTGTTACATTGCCAGATTGATATATCGACACTATGCTGCAGGGCAAACCGGAATGCCATTGAACCCCAGCTCGAAATTACATAAACGATGGTTGGCAATCGTAGGTTTAAGCTCTCTAAACAAACTGACACAGCAGCAGAATCCCCTTGGATCCGCACTCAAGGTGTACCAAATTCCCACTAAACGACTGCAAAATGACTCATCTAACTGATTGAACCTAAGCGCATCGCGCAGGGAGGAAGCGATTGCACCAAACCAACACCCCGGATCTCTACATCACGAACTGAATCGAGCTTATGGCCAgcaggattgggggggggggggggggggggggggggcgctgacCCCTTTATGGACTTGACGAATTCGGCGGCGGAAGGCTGGCGCATGCGCTCGAGGAAGTCGTGCCAGGCCAGCGGCGCGGTCGAGGACCCGAAGGCGTCGGCGCCGCCCTCCATCGTCGCCGGATCGGGAGGGGGACGGGACTCGGCGGTTCGGATCAGCGGGTTTTTTGGTTCTGTGCTGAAGGTGGGGGTGGGAGAAGTCAAAGGCTCGCCGCGGATGGCCCTGGCAACGCGGCGATTTTCGGATTTCTATACTGTTGGAGTTCGGACCCGCCGAGGAGCTGCTTCACCGCTCAGGCGCTCACGGCGTGGCCGGGCAAGCAATGCTTCGTTTGTCTGCCTTCCTCGTCCACATGAAGGGCCTGTTTCGCGAAACTGATTAATTCTTCGAGGGCATGTAAAGAATTTATCAAGTACTCCGTATCATTATTTTTCGTAAAAACCATGTTTGTAAATTTGCATC is a genomic window containing:
- the LOC123092678 gene encoding vacuolar protein sorting-associated protein 9A — protein: MEGGADAFGSSTAPLAWHDFLERMRQPSAAEFVKSIKGFIMMFSNREPDPERDSAAVQEFLENMEGAFRAHTPWAGSSEEELESAGEGLEKYVMTKLYNRVFASVPEDVKSDEELFEKISLLQQFIRPENLDIKPEYQNETSWLLAQKELQKINMYKAPRDKLACILNCCKVINNLLMNASHMSHDNPPGADEFLPVLIYVTIKANPPQLHSNLLYIQRYRCQSRLVSEAQYFFTNLLSAESFIWNIEAESLSMDERDFQKKMDLARERLLGLSVSSENQENQTNLYVGEHRSQALKASGNSEVNLHLKDHVQGPVQDMKRESDVSSKSVERVQSISDIEKKGATELVKDDDLSKIFQEYPFLFARAGDLTVADVDNLLNSYKQLVLKYVALSKGMGVTPETPLVRSKQTAPDLQISEEPENVKNVVNSCDSTEESSKTHEDIKNEIPDSEVSNISTQQAAVDPSGDQKTLKDESSD